One genomic segment of Coffea arabica cultivar ET-39 chromosome 6e, Coffea Arabica ET-39 HiFi, whole genome shotgun sequence includes these proteins:
- the LOC113695004 gene encoding protein STRICTOSIDINE SYNTHASE-LIKE 10-like translates to MMNSRSLLLFPKSITYKLFLAATAAAVLVSTLVSVEPAEKLPTKDDNEHRQNQQLHPELFQIFGAAGPESLAFKKDGTGAAAATGPYAGVSDGRIIQWRGNESRWVNFAITTPDRTGCDGSHDHVEAESRCGRPLGLSFNEKSGDLYIADAYMGLLLVGSSGGLATSLAKEAQGIPFKFTNGVVVDQTSGIVYFTDSSTKFQRREYISVILRGDNSVGPESLAFDKHGEGPYTGVSDGRIIKWQRNENRWINFAVTTPHRHGCEGAQDHDDTEFRCGRTLGLSFNHKTGDLYIADAYMGLLVVGPNGGLAMPLAKEAQGVPFKFTNGVVVDQRSGVVYFTDSSTKFQRRDYMSIIFSGDNSGRLMKFDPTTKKVTVLLHNLMFPNGVALSKNGDFLLITETTNCRVLKFWLDPSKAGRVEVFANLPGIPDNINRNQKGEFWVAINSRIGSFNKKQSSDLRGAHSSLANDYFGFGLALKLSEKGDVLEALEDKNGETWMYGSDIVEKNGNLWIGSVIVSYAFKLKISK, encoded by the exons ATGATGAACTCACGGAGTCttcttctctttccaaaatccaTCACCTATAAGCTGTTTCTTGCAGCCACAGCTGCAGCAGTCCTAGTATCTACACTTGTCTCAGTCGAACCAGCAGAAAAATTGCCTACAAAAGATGATAATGAGCATCGTCAAAATCAGCAGCTGCACCCGGAACTTTTTCAGATTTTTGGTGCAGCCGGCCCCGAGAGCCTAGCATTTAAAAAAGATGGCACAGGAGCTGCTGCTGCTACTGGCCCTTATGCCGGAGTTTCCGACGGCCGCATAATCCAGTGGCGGGGAAACGAGAGCCGGTGGGTCAATTTTGCTATAACAACCCCAGACAG AACTGGTTGTGATGGTTCACATGATCATGTGGAGGCAGAATCCAGATGTGGGAGGCCATTGGGCCTAAGTTTCAATGAGAAAAGCGGTGATCTGTACATTGCAGATGCTTACATGGGCCTACTTTTGGTGGGCTCCAGTGGTGGATTGGCAACATCTCTAGCAAAGGAAGCCCAAGGAATTCCTTTTAAGTTTACCAATGGTGTGGTTGTTGATCAAACAAGTGGCATAGTATATTTTACTGATAGCAGTACAAAATTCCAAAGGAG GGAATACATTTCTGTAATACTTAGAGGTGACAACTCAG TTGGACCTGAGAGCTTAGCTTTCGACAAACATGGAGAGGGGCCGTACACTGGTGTTTCTGATGGTCGGATAATCAAATGGCAGCGTAACGAGAATCGGTGGATCAACTTTGCTGTGACAACTCCTCACAG ACATGGTTGCGAAGGCGCACAAGATCATGATGACACTGAATTTAGGTGCGGGCGAACATTGGGATTAAGTTTCAATCACAAGACTGGCGATCTTTATATTGCAGATGCATATATGGGTCTCTTAGTCGTTGGCCCAAATGGTGGATTGGCTATGCCACTGGCAAAAGAAGCCCAAGGAGTTCCTTTCAAGTTCACAAACGGTGTGGTTGTCGATCAAAGAAGTGGTGTAGTATATTTTACAGACAGCAGCACGAAATTTCAAAGAAG ggattATATGTCGATAATATTTAGTGGTGACAATTCAGGAAGGCTAAtgaaatttgacccaacaacCAAGAAAGTAACAGTTCTTCTGCACAATCTCATGTTTCCAAATGGAGTGGCATTGAGCAAAAATGGTGACTTTCTTCTCATTACCGAGACAACAAATTGCAGAGTATTGAAGTTTTGGCTCGATCCCTCAAAGGCTGGCAGAGTTGAAGTCTTTGCAAATCTTCCAGGAAtcccagataacatcaacaggAACCAAAAAGGGGAATTTTGGGTTGCAATTAATTCAAGAATTGGGTCATTTAATAAAAAGCAGTCTTCGGATTTAAGAGGAGCTCACTCATCATTAGCCAATGATTATTTTGGCTTTGGATTGGCACTTAAATTAAGTGAGAAAGGTGATGTGTTGGAGGCATTAGAAGACAAAAACGGAGAGACATGGATGTATGGTAGTGATATAGTCGAAAAAAATGGGAATTTGTGGATAGGTTCTGTCATAGTGTCTTATGCtttcaaattgaaaatttccAAGTAG
- the LOC113695606 gene encoding uncharacterized protein — MAMRTKIARSLLGTALFSTKTQRFASGSGTRYGSEVHAGSLGSFWSSFSTSAAAAAAAAEPEEAHLGTTSSGVETGLFGMLKEYEDYRRALYGGLTHKALLVDAAGTLVAPSQPMAQIYRQIGEKYGVKYSEAEILNRYRWAYEQPWGRSRLRYVNDARPFWEFIVSSSTGCSDSQYLEELYHYYMTEKAWHLCDPDAEKVFQALRKAGVKVAVVSNFDTRLRPVLRALNCDHWFDAVAVSAEVEAEKPNPTIFLKACDLLGVNPEDAVHVGDDRRNDIWGARDAGCDAWLWGSDVQSLKEVAQRIGVQV, encoded by the exons ATGGCGATGAGAACGAAGATAGCTAGATCACTTCTAGGAACCGCTCTTTTCTCTACCAAAACGCAGCGCTTCGCATCTGGGTCCGGGACAAGGTATGGTTCCGAGGTCCATGCGGGCTCATTGGGGTCATTCTGGTCATCCTTTTCAACATCTGCAGCAGCTGCAGCTGCAGCCGCGGAGCCAGAGGAAGCCCACCTGGGAACGACGTCGTCTGGTGTGGAGACAGGGCTGTTTGGGATGTTGAAGGAGTATGAAGATTATAGGAGGGCCCTTTATGGTGGGCTTACTCATAAGGCTCTGCTGGTTGATGCTGCGGGCACTCTTGTTGCGCCTTCTCAACCCATGGCTCAG ATTTACAGGCAAATTGGTGAGAAATATGGGGTAAAGTATTCTGAGGCAGAGATACTGAATAGATATAGATGGGCTTATGAGCAGCCTTGGGGTAGATCTCGTCTCAG ATATGTTAATGACGCGAGACCATTTTGGGAGTTCATTGTCAGTTCTTCAACTGGATGTTCAGATTCTCAGTACTTAGAGGAGCTGTATCATTATTATATGACTGAAAAG GCTTGGCACCTTTGTGATCCAGATGCTGAGAAAGTGTTCCAAGCACTTAGGAAAGCAGGTGTAAAAGTAGCTGTTGTGTCAAACTTTGATACTAGGTTAAGACCTGTGTTGAGGGCCCTGAATTGTGATCACTGGTTTGATGCTGTTGCGGTGTCAGCTGAA GTTGAAGCAGAAAAACCAAATCCAACCATCTTTTTAAAGGCTTGTGATTTGTTGGGAGTAAATCCTGAGGATGCGGTGCATGTTGGGGATGATCGAAGGAATGATATATGGGGTGCCAGAGATGCAGGTTGTGACGCATGGCTCTGGGGAAGTGATGTTCAATCCTTGAAAGAG GTTGCGCAGAGGATAGGCGTTCAGGTATGA